Proteins found in one Amphiura filiformis chromosome 14, Afil_fr2py, whole genome shotgun sequence genomic segment:
- the LOC140169229 gene encoding roundabout homolog 2-like — translation MDAMMLQLRKSWNLIAVTRTLIFMILVVSCVAGNTRRRDDFPPRIVEHPESEIVKKNLPATLNCRAEGRPQPTITWLKDGEPIGDDQHRTIAITGVLYFLRVVAGNKRDDTGTYQCVATNDMGVAYSNNVTLEIAYLKSEFRDEPSDTVAVVGEPIILECTPPRGNPPPVVSWQKDGEIVQADGNRVRIMDDGNLMISEARQTDTGNYICVVENGYFDVKKSSPAIVNIHARPTFLHAPEDIVSAPGDTINIQCEVEGDPRPVVTWSKQGGDLPQGRFTVMSDNSLRLFHIATQDEGIYICSAENIWGTNDIEAQLTVTTEPTFTKEPVDRTIKLGETAVLNCRATGNPQPVIFWQKENLELIFSSQNGRFSVTEDGSLEIASVTVEDQGYYVCTAYSNVGSVKARAFLRVILPPDHQRPAPTGQPPPIIQYGPSNQTLVIGTEAIFLCQASGTPEPTIEWTNDGEPVEFSTQRYVSRFSILESGALQVASLRQRDSGVYKCTARNENGETHWSATLDIIDNEDDGRIKETPSLGEYPNPPGQPIASNITLHTVRLQWDEPERPRESHTTRWNIITWIQICWHVISRNVQGTNYLVQNLQSEQTYLFLVRAVSNKAVGLPSRLSDPVLTIEVTEVAPTIEQILAETRPRITSAIPLSQAAIKIVWEVEENRDAVEGYFVKYKPRYSDHSFSSMEVVTGSTSNRILTGLEPAKEYLVIVQPFHGKIEGPDSEPVSVRTLSDGSELEESSGPINGVLKEKLDTCGIAIVKFQAMGPYTLKVSWEVERYSAYIDGYHVRFWPGRNNEEFSVESVSTDGRTDAVLHSLAPWTEYTVAVQPFKDRFTGKFSEEVHVRTLEDVPKAAPIKVEAKSHNSTSIHISWLPAPPGTIPGILLGYHVYCLGNTSSQHQNRSTDNTSLDLTVDGLQPGRMYRVQVAAYTQVGTGPPNKVLYVVLPEADEVGMISSPYSAFLLNKKYIIIMSIGIIMLVIFITCIVFVYKRYNKPKQASPTNKATISRDNAAVQNMPCLGGQLNTNQSSNHQVWTDQTWPPPHNCQDNKCTHYGNNRGCMTTASCCNGKGSLTDTLDKNQFLYPSWAATGAPHMWQQYSTYADPEATKHPYPPNLQSQESKETQDTQSSRFCGSNPTLSTFHGSISRQGKVILTKPSPCSTPEYAIVENDEYMSQHTNSLPHNKCPNHPEGAVITVMPQDPVPYASATLFLAPNMREYMAHRNKCQENSADSRCSSRLNSSRVDSGMYGDIENMAYSGSGGSLPGHKPPGMMDPPLSCLSEYATVGHSDSGNSTGTDERGSRRRFKIHGGLSNNHPVRNWKELLPPPPEQPPTDIDSPPSSPDYPCPAITYSAHGTPNCCQSSNTCPSGSCHDMHCQDVVALSMPRDKAPLPPLRQHHSMSPEFTGETAGLLPANGQHPNSNSIHGSKGAIQEHVMPNNLSSHQKELHMEQTVPLLSNLPDRTGGDTLATRQVFEDPRHEQLGKELLEFNDEMSQSEMCTDNEEEGGEDRTDACTHLSNGHDTQNGIANGHRPPPYLPDVNTNKGEVDTDNETASICTDSMLATWDSVNGSTNSSARNSCASLSSEGSFFTNADFASAVAAAAEHAGMQVTAGSQAANQRPGCQASQANNRITAGQRSFHSNSDPTAPLSTNKQPPPPVAKKPSEKGGDTTVNGSNSPVLQRVKAFAHNGYHSNGNDHHSNGSSRHSSPSNTASRRGSLKHHHGKENGGVNPSDKLLLRETNDLGLTVTANPMAFAVEKNEALHV, via the exons TGGCTAAAAGATGGAGAACCAATCGGGGATGACCAACACAGAACTATCGCAATTACAGGGGTGCTATATTTCCTTCGAGTTGTCGCAGGCAACAAGCGGGATGATACAGGGACATACCAGTGTGTGGCTACCAATGATATGGGTGTGGCATATAGCAACAATGTAACATTAGAAATAGCAT ATTTAAAAAGTGAATTTCGTGATGAGCCAAGTGACACAGTTGCAGTAGTTGGTGAGCCAATCATCTTGGAGTGTACCCCACCCAGGGGGAACCCGCCACCTGTTGTAAGCTGGCAAAAAGATGGGGAAATTGTGCAGGCAGATGGGAATAGGGTCCGTATCATGGATGATGGTAATCTCATGATATCAGAG GCTCGTCAAACAGATACAGGCAACTACATTTGCGTCGTAGAAAATGGCTATTTTGACGTAAAGAAGAGTTCTCCTGCTATCGTAAACATCCATGCTCGTCCAACTTTTCTCCACGCACCAGAAGACATTGTGAGTGCGCCCGGTGATACCATCAATATCCAGTGTGAGGTGGAAGGAGACCCTAGACCTGTTGTCACATGGAGTAAGCAGGGTGGGGACCTGCCACAAGGAAG GTTCACAGTGATGAGTGATAACTCTCTTCGTCTCTTTCACATCGCAACCCAAGATGAAGGCATCTATATATGCTCTGCTGAAAACATATGGGGAACCAATGATATAGAAGCACAACTCACTGTCACCA CGGAACCAACTTTCACCAAGGAACCTGTGGATAGAACTATCAAGCTAGGGGAGACTGCTGTACTCAATTGCAGAGCAACTGGCAACCCACAACCTGTTATATTTTGGCAAAAAGAAAACCTAGAG CTTATCTTCTCAAGTCAAAATGGCCGATTTTCAGTGACAGAAGACGGTAGTTTAGAGATCGCATCAGTTACAGTGGAGGACCAGGGATATTATGTATGCACTGCTTACAGTAATGTAGGCAGTGTCAAAGCCAGAGCCTTCCTCAGAGTCATAT TGCCACCTGATCATCAAAGACCAG CACCAACCGGTCAGCCTCCTCCTATCATCCAATACGGCCCATCAAACCAAACTCTCGTCATCGGTACAGAAGCCATATTCTTGTGTCAAGCGTCAGGGACGCCCGAACCAACGATAGAATGGACCAATGATGGCGAACCTGTAGAGTTTAGTACCCAGAGGTATGTCAGCAG ATTCAGCATTCTAGAGTCAGGAGCACTACAGGTTGCCAGTTTACGACAGAGGGACTCTGGTGTATACAAGTGTACTGCCAGGAATGAGAATGGGGAAACACATTGGAGTGCTACATTGGATATAATAG ATAATGAAGATGATGGCCGCATCAAGGAGACACCATCACTAGGCGAATATCCCAATCCTCCCGGTCAGCCCATAGCAagcaacattacattacatactgTGAGGTTACAATGGGATGAACCAGAGAGACCCAGGGAGTCACACACTACCAGGTGGAATATCATAACGTGGATACAGATCT GTTGGCATGTAATAAGCAGGAACGTCCAGGGAACCAATTACTTGGTGCAGAATCTGCAATCAGAACAGACATACCTGTTTCTTGTCAGAGCCGTCAGTAACAAAGCTGTAGGACTGCCCAGTCGATTATCAGATCCTGTTTTAACCATAG AAGTGACCGAGGTGGCACCAACCATTGAGCAAATTTTAGCAGAAACCAGACCAAGAATAACAAGTGCAATACCCCTAAGTCAAGCTGCAATCAAAATTGTGTGGGAG GTGGAGGAAAACCGGGACGCCGTGGAGGGGTATTTTGTCAAGTACAAGCCCCGCTACAGCGACCATAGTTTCAGCAGTATGGAAGTTGTAACGGGATCCACCAGTAACCGCATCTTGACCGGATTGGAGCCTGCCAAAGAATACCTGGTTATAGTACAACCATTCCATGGCAAGATTGAAGGACCTGACTCAGAACCTGTTTCAGTTAGGACCTTGAGTGATG GAAGCGAACTGGAGGAATCTTCTGGTCCTATAAACGGAGTCTTGAAGGAGAAACTGGACACATGTGGAATTGCTATAGTTAAATTTCAAGCCATGGGACCCTATACACTCAAAGTGTCATGGGAG GTTGAGCGCTACAGTGCATACATCGATGGCTACCATGTCAGATTCTGGCCCGGTAGGAACAACGAGGAGTTCTCCGTTGAGTCAGTGAGCACTGATGGCAGGACGGATGCAGTACTTCATTCTTTGGCACCATGGACAGAATACACCGTAGCGGTACAACCATTCAAAGATAGATTTACTGGGAAATTTAGTGAGGAGGTTCATGTGAGGACATTGGAAGATG TACCTAAAGCAGCTCCAATCAAAGTAGAAGCCAAGAGCCATAACTCTACCTCCATCCACATCAGTTGGTTACCAGCACCACCAGGTACCATCCCAGGTATCCTCCTTGGTTACCATGTCTATTGCCTTGGTAACACATCATCCCAACATCAGAACAGGTCTACTGATAACACCAGTCTGGATCTGACTGTTGATGGGCTACAACCAGGGCGCATGTATAGGGTACAGGTAGCTGCGTATACACAGGTGGGGACAGGACCACCTAATAAAGTACTCTATGTGGTACTACCAGAAG CAGATGAGGTTGGCATGATATCATCTCCGTATTCTGCTTTTCTCTTGAACAAGAAGTATATTATCATCATGAGCATTGGTATAATCATGCTTGTGATCTTCATCACTTGCATTGTATTTGTATATAAAAGATACAATAAACCTAAACAGGCTTCACCTACTAATAAAG CTACAATTAGCAGAGACAATGCAGCTGTTCAAAACAT GCCCTGTCTCGGAGGCCAATTAAACACAAACCAAAGCAGTAATCATCAAGTTTGGACGGATCAAACATGGCCGCCACCTCACAACTGTCAAGACAACAAGTGCACTCACTATGGTAACAACCGGGGTTGTATGACAACGGCGTCATGCTGTAATGGCAAGGGTTCATTGACCGATACGCTGGATAAAAACCAGTTCCTCTACCCTAGTTGGGCCGCTACGGGTGCACCGCACATGTGGCAGCAGTACTCCACATATG CTGATCCTGAGGCAACTAAACACCCCTACCCACCAAATCTTCAGTCACAGGAAAGCAAAGAAACACAGGATACACAAAGCAGCAGATTCTGTGGCTCCAACCCTACTCTGTCAACTTTCCATGGCTCTATATCAAGACAAGG GAAAGTTATCCTTACCAAGCCCTCACCATGCAGTACACCCGAATACGCCAttgttgaaaatgatgaatacatGAGCCAACATACCAACTCTCTACCTCATAACAAATGTCCCAACCACCCTGAGGGCGCTGTCATCACAGTAATGCCACAAGACCCAGTACCATATGCATCAGCGACGCTATTCCTGGCACCAAATATGCGCGAATACATGGCACATAGGAATAAATGTCAAGAAAACAGCGCAGATAGTAGATGTTCAAGTCGACTTAACAGTAGCCGTGTTGATTCCGGGATGTATGGAGATATTGAAAATATGGCATATAGCGGAAGCGGTGGGTCGTTGCCTGGACACAAGCCACCAGGCATGATGG ATCCTCCCCTGTCATGTCTATCTGAGTATGCTACTGTAGGACACAGTGACTCTGGCAACAGCACAGGTACAG ATGAAAGAGGAAGCCGGAGGAGATTTAAAATTCATGGAGGATTATCAAACAATCATCCTGTACGCAATTGGAAGGAGCTACTTCCCCCACCCCCAGAGCAGCCCCCTACTGATATAGACTCACCTCCTTCGTCACCGGACTATCCTTGCCCAGCGATCACATACTCTGCACACGGAACTCCAAACTGCTGTCAGTCTTCCAACACATGCCCCAGCGGCAGTTGTCATGACATGCACTGTCAAGATGTGGTGGCGCTGTCCATGCCACGAGACAAGGCGCCGTTACCGCCACTGCGACAGCACCATTCAATGTCTCCCGAGTTCACGGGGGAGACGGCAGGACTATTGCCAGCCAATGGGCAGCATCctaatagtaatagtatacaTGGCTCCAAAGGAGCCATACAAGAACATGTTATGCCAAATAATTTATCTTCTCACCAAAAAGAACTGCATATGGAGCAGACAGTTCCGTTGCTAAGTAACCTACCCGATAGAACGGGCGGTGATACGTTAGCAACGAGACAGGTATTTGAGGATCCCAGACATGAGCAACTGGGTAAAGAACTCTTGGAATTTAATGATGAAATGTCGCAGAGTGAGATGTGTACGGATAATGAGGAGGAAGGAGGGGAGGATAGGACAGATGCATGCACACATTTGTCAAATGGACATGATACACAAAATG gTATTGCCAATGGTCATAGACCACCTCCATATCTCCCTGATGTAAATACAAATAAAGGAGAGGTAGATACAGATAATGAAACAGCTAGCATATGTACAG ATTCCATGCTAGCAACGTGGGACTCTGTAAATGGTAGCACCAATAGTAGCGCCCGTAATAGCTGTGCTAGTCTCAGTTCAGAAGGCTCGTTTTTTACTAACGCAGATTTTGCAAGCGCAGTCGCAGCAGCTGCCGAGCATGCTGGGATGCAAGTAACGGCAGGATCACAAGCTGCAAATCAAAGACCAGGTTG CCAAGCATCCCAAGCCAACAACCGGATCACCGCAGGTCAAAGGTCGTTCCATAGTAATTCTGACCCTACCGCGCCGCTAAGCACCAACAAACAACCACCGCCACCTGTAGCAAAGAAACCATCGGAAAAAG GTGGTGACACAACAGTAAATGGTAGCAACAGCCCTGTACTACAAAGAGTTAAAGCATTTGCTCATAATGGTTACCATAGTAATGGAAATGATCACCATAGCAACGGGTCGTCAAGACACTCCTCCCCATCTAACACCGCCTCCAGACGGGGGTCCCTTAAACATCACCACGGCAAAGAAAACGGTGGTGTCAATCCATCAGATAAACTCTTACTGCGAGAAACCAATGATCTCGGTCTAACAGTTACCGCTAATCCTATGGCGTTTGCTGTCGAGAAAAATGAAGCACTACacgtttga